In the genome of Carettochelys insculpta isolate YL-2023 chromosome 17, ASM3395843v1, whole genome shotgun sequence, the window gctggtggtgggaggggctctTTCTGGGAACAACTGGGGGGAATCACTGGGTGGTTTGCTGCACTGGACATGAACTATATAGGCATGGAAACAACTTGCTAAATTTTCAAAGTAGATGAGTGGATTTAGATGTCTTGGTCTTCCATGAGGGCTCCCACTTTAGGGTTAGGACTTCTCATGTGGAGACCCACGCTGCCATCCTACCAAACCAAGGGTATGGGCTTGCAGTCCTTCCGCATCTCACTGTGCCAGTTACCAACCagccttcacaaaacaaagcacattttattcTTAAGGCAAAAGTTGTACAGAACAAACAGTAAAATAACTTACATACACTCTAAAAGCTGACCAGAGATCATCCCCGTCCCTAGCATAGGCCTGTTGTAGGTGTCTGTCACACCCCTTGGCTGGGTTTGCTCTCCTAGTTGCCCAATTCATGTCAGGTTTCATATCAAGAAGCAGAACCACCTAGGAAGAGTTCAGTCATCGCTTTGTACAGTTCTGGCCTTTGATCTTTGGCAAGGGTAGGGAACCCCCAGCTTGTGGTCCACATCCAgcccacagcttgcctggatctggccctgaGAACTGGGGCTCTTTTCCCAGCATCCATACCACTCTGGGTTGTGCGTGTGGAGTCCTGAGCCTTGTGGTCCAGAGTCTGGCAAGTTGGGGCTGGATCTGGACCACTGACTTTGCCTGGAGGGAACAGGAAACATCTCTGCCCCTCCGTCTGCTGGGGGAATAGCAGCAcatggctgtctggagtggcttgCCCCACCGCtctggccagaattctggcccaTCAGATTAGCAGGGGGGTCCTGGGAATggcaggagaaaagcctctccaagGAGTGCTTCTTCACTCCATcgttcccccagcctggggatgggctgcagcacatggaggTAAACACTttcctcctccccgcccctccaaaaaaaaacctgcctagactccagcccactcctgcaccttcctcctgcccagacacccccaccccctaccactccagggctgctcctgcaccttcccttctGCCCAGGCTCCTTTCCTCCAGGCTGTTCctgaacctgaccagtgctgcccccagcccattcctgcacccttcctgccacccagatccctcatccccagctcactcctgcaccctccctcccatccatacCTCATGTCTGCTCCCGGTAGCCcgctcctgcacactgaaccccccaTTTTTGTCCCACCCCAGGCTGGCAGAAGAGTtaaatctggcctgggggaagccctgaacctcggTCTCTCTTCTCCACCCCTCTGTCCATGGTGCTTGAGATTGAGGGGTCTCAGTCGGGCCACGCCAGTGAGGGTTGTGTGCACTGTTTTTTTGGGCCTTGCTTTTATGTGCCTCCCAactgttttttttctgtgggtcagtggcccctgaccccaaaaaggttccccatccctaaTCCATGGTCTCCTGTAACAAGTAATCCCAACTCCGTGCCTTCTCCTCAGGGGAAATCTTTCCAACATAGGGTTTGTTACATCACCCCTGCTGGAGAATTTGCTTTATTCACCTTGTAGTGATTCCAGCTTCTTCAGGAAACTCCCCCAGCGAGCCAGGAACACAGAAGTACAGATTACCAGGATTGATGCAAAGAGTTAGGAACACTTTGCAGCTCATACTGTCTGGCCCATCTCAATATTAATGGCTTTTTGAGTATTTTACTGTTCTAAAGGTAACATGCAAAATGGTCCTCGAAGATTTTGCATATGGTTGCCTGGAGAATGGATCTGGAAGGGGACAGCAGCTTGTCCTTATCCTTACGGTTGCAATATATGTCATGGGACCCACAGGCCCAGGAACTGGAAGGGCTTGTGAACTGTTGAGTAAAGGGTCAGCACCCCTCTTGGCATGGGGGTTGCAAGCGACAGCACCCCTTCTGGTATGGGGCAGGAAGGTACTGATGAGTAGGGAATGTTCTCCATTATTCCACTGCATCATGCTGtgcttctcttgatttcaggGTTGCCCCTGTCAACGTCGGAGAAATTGTTCCGTTTCCGTGAGGCAGGGCTGTTGCTCACCATGGTGGGGAAGCTCTCCCTCGGGGGGTTTCTTGCTTTTGGCCTGGGCTTCTCTGAGTTTCTCTTGGTCTCCAGAACCTCCAGCCTCACTCTCTCCATTGCTGGCATCTTTAAGGTATGGAGCAATGATTCCTGTGGCAGTGCCCGTTTGCCCAGACTGAACCAGCTCAGGCTGCCACCTCCTGCTTCTCTATCCCTGCAGATCTAGCAGGTTTCATCTGAATTTGACTCTTCCagtgtccctgtctgcctcccatagggaccctgcagcagcctccatcagtgaagggcagaggCTAAAGGCTCTCCTGCTAGAACGTATCAGTGAGATCCAGAGGTTGGTGGGGTTGAGGACACGTGGCTGAAGAGCAAAAGACCCACAGTTACACTGGAGGAAATAAGTGTTCCTGTGCCAGGGCACTTCCCCAAACTCCATTAGCGAAGAGTAGCTGACTCCCCTCACAGGCAGCCCAGACGTCCTTCTGCAAggtctcctgccccttcctctgagGAAGCTGGTGACTCTGTGATTGCAGACTGGGGACAATGGCTCGTGCGCTGGTCTGGTAGTCACTGTGTTCCTTTGTATCCTGggcctgcaggtgggggcagctgctccctccaGAGTGCCAGTTTCCATCCTTATCCCTCTAGCAAGGGAGCAGAAACCCTTCTATGTGGTGAATGTTGGCACTCCGGGGAGGGAGTCCAGAGAGGGTTGCACAAGTGGCCTCTGGACAGGGCAGCCACTCCTTGGCTTCAGCCATTTCCTTCTCTGCCATTTTTCATGCTCTCTCTGTTTCAAGGAGATCTGCACCTTGCTGTTGGCCACTCACTTGCTGGGAGACCACCTGAACCTCCTGAACTGGGTGGGCTTTGCTGTCTGCCTATCGGGAATCTCCCTGCATGTCACTCTCAAAGCCTTCAGTTCAAAAGGTAATGTTGAAGACCCTGGTATCTACAGAAATTCTCTCCAGTCCATGGCATGTCCCTCAGTGAtgagccaggctgggccagaggcCTCTGTAGAAAGGGGAGGGACTGAGCACTCTGCTGTGTGCATTGAGTGAGGAAACACTACTGGTTTAGTCACTAAACAGGCTGTCTATGTCTAGGTGAAAAGGAGCCAAAACTACACAAGGGGACTAGCTCTAGCCCTGATCTAGAGCTGCTGCTGCGGCACAGTGAGCTGGAGGAAGAAGAGGCCGGAAGCCAGCTACAGCGCTGATTCAGCcttcagcacagcacagcacccctgCTCCATCTGAGCATCAGTCGCAACTGACAGCTGAGCAGCAAACAGGTCTCGGAATcttgggctgccagctcctctagGTCAGGCACATTGGAGGAGCAGAGCTGTTTTGGGGCTTGCTGCTCGGCATCCACAGTTCAGACCCAAGGAGCCTTTTGGCTGAAACAGGCAACACTACATGTTTCCCCTTAAAAGGGATTAGAAGAGGAGCTCTCTGGCTTCTCCTGAGATGGGGCAGAGGAAAGGCAGACTGTCAAGCAAGGAAATGACAGTCAGAGCTCACGATGGACTTTTTTCCAACTTGTTCTGGTGTTGGCCCCAAGGAGAGACGGTGGGGAGCCCTTTGGGGCCTTTTTCCACACAGCTTTGCTGCTTAGAGCCCTTAACGTTCTCTGAAGTTGACATTGATACAGAAAATCTGGGATTTGCCCCCATGGGGCAGCTGTTGTACCCACTAATCTCTCAGGGCCTAGCACAATGCGAAGAGAGGATACTCCCTACTTGTGATTGGGGACCAATCTAGGCAGGTAATCTGGGGCGGATGTAAACTGCTGGCCCAGTGGGGCTCTGCAAGGCATTAAGGGACAGAGTGTCTGGGCAGCAAATTTCTTTATTGAAAAGTTCTCATTTTTCATGGAAATAAATGACTGGCCAGCCCCGTCCTCTACGTGTGGCTGTATATGTTGTGCTCCTGTTATGGAAAAGCAGAggtaactcctcctccttccataaGAACTGGCCCCTCTATCATGGCACTGTCCTATGAGAGATTCATAATGCTGCTTGCCCACAGCCTAGCGCAGCCCAAGTGTAGAATGCTGAATGGTGCTGTTCTGCAGCATTCTTCTCCTGTCCAGGAAGTAATGTAGAGAGCTGCAAGGTGTATCTCTtgcactgctgcctcctcccccacccccttgtctgaa includes:
- the SLC35H1 gene encoding solute carrier family 35 member C2 isoform X3; protein product: MTKSSAVLFILLFSLIFKLEELRMALVLVVLLIAGGLFMFTYESTQFNMEGFVLVLGASFLGGIRWTLTQMLMQKAELGLQNPIDTMFHLQPLMFLGLFPLFAVFEGLPLSTSEKLFRFREAGLLLTMVGKLSLGGFLAFGLGFSEFLLVSRTSSLTLSIAGIFKEICTLLLATHLLGDHLNLLNWVGFAVCLSGISLHVTLKAFSSKGEKEPKLHKGTSSSPDLELLLRHSELEEEEAGSQLQR